In the genome of Vicia villosa cultivar HV-30 ecotype Madison, WI linkage group LG7, Vvil1.0, whole genome shotgun sequence, one region contains:
- the LOC131615639 gene encoding uncharacterized protein LOC131615639: protein MATVEVVSAKTALSDDTSALSLKSDEKTTEEVAVESPITPAASESKEVKEEEAVVESSAAEEKVPLIESETKEVVEEIVTVKDLEEEAKKEDETEKEEPVEETKENADSVVDVVQQSPTAESETENVVKDENVIDEAETKDNVNTEEAPKEKAEEKVEKEEALDEKKEEEVITNSE, encoded by the coding sequence GTTGTATCAGCAAAGACTGCACTCTCCGACGACACCAGCGCGCTATCATTGAAATCTGATGAGAAAACCACTGAAGAAGTTGCTGTTGAGAGTCCAATTACACCAGCAGCatcagaaagcaaagaagtaaAAGAAGAAGAAGCTGTAGTAGAATCTTCAGCTGCAGAAGAAAAAGTACCCTTGATTGAATCTGAAACTAAAGAAGTGGTTGAAGAAATTGTGACTGTGAAAGACCTTGAAGAGGAAGCCAAGAAGGAAGATGAAACTGAGAAAGAGGAACCTGTTGAGGAAACAAAAGAAAATGCTGATtctgttgttgatgttgttcagCAATCACCAACTGCAGAATCTGAGACAGAAAATGTTGTTAAGGATGAGAATGTGATAGATGAGGCTGAAACTAAGGACAATGTTAACACTGAAGAAGCACCAAAAGAGAAAGCTGAGGAGAAGGTTGAGAAAGAAGAAGCCTTAGATGAAAAGAAAGAGGAGGAAGTGATCACCAACAGTGAATAA
- the LOC131615640 gene encoding uncharacterized protein LOC131615640 has translation MASLLSNTRIISGRNEVYVAAIPLRATKGPPQLLMSAAYSLNLWDFQHFMVIIKPSSPSQILVFDFQPKDPEDIYVALAALFGRAVPGAVLVRKLNKLPRSKCWLVGYAETDAVEIANEFNRKWETDLRIGLNDCRNYTNGLVKELTGEKDALKRLRNLGR, from the exons ATGGCATCACTACTATCAAACACAAGAATAATAAGTGGAAGAAATGAAGTGTATGTGGCAGCAATTCCTCTAAGGGCTACAAAGGGACCACCCCAATTGCTTATGTCTGCTGCTTACTCCCTTAATTTATGGGATTTTCAGCATTTCATGGTCATCATCAAACCTTCTTCACCTTCACAG ATTCTGGTTTTTGATTTTCAACCAAAGGATCCTGAAGATATATATGTGGCCCTAGCAGCTTTATTTGGAAGAGCTGTGCCAG GAGCTGTTCTTGTGAGGAAGTTAAATAAGCTGCCGCGAAGCAAATGCTGGTTGGTTGGATATGCAGAAACAGATGCGGTGGAAATAGCTAATGAGTTCAACAGAAAATGGGAAACAGATTTGAGAATCGGTCTTAACGATTGTCGCAATTATACAAATG GTTTGGTCAAGGAACTCACTGGCGAAAAAGATGCGCTGAAACGTTTGAGAAACCTTGGTAGATAG
- the LOC131619616 gene encoding NADPH-dependent alpha-keto amide reductase-like, with protein sequence MEVVQAIEKGQAKAGEGRSLIRRIRKITDLHNTAKLEHTYREANRCADALAKFGCTLDSESIVFETVPIFLNLLLENDANGVTASRVLFNKTSKIKTWYKQVLNLATANKNKHKSCKNHPHLVIPALQKSLKTLELDYLDLYFIHWPLCSQPGKFSFPIDVADLLPFDVKGVWESMEQALKLGLTKAIGVSNFSVKKLQKLLSVATVLPAVNQTTINIHIIIGTSVSNPIRGLWPNVIHGSMAINCPGPAFNI encoded by the exons ATGGAAGTTGTTCAGGCCATAGAAAAAGGCCAAGCAAAGGCGGGAGAAGGTCGATCCCTCATTAGAAGAATTAGAAAGATTACGGATTTGCATAATACGGCTAAGCTGGAGCATACTTATCGGGAAGCTAATAGGTGTGCGGATGCGTTAGCAAAATTTGGGTGTACTCTTGATTCGGAGTCGATCGTTTTCGAAACAGTTCCTATTTTCCTCAATCTCCTCCTGGAGAATGACGCCAATGGCGTAACCGCCTCTAGAGTG ttattcaacaaaacaAGTAAAATCAAAACATGGTACAAACAAGTTTTAAACTTGGCTActgcaaacaaaaacaaacacaaatCATGCAAAAATCATCCTCATCTTGTTATTCCTGCTCTACAAAAATCTCTCAA GACTCTTGAATTGGATTACTTGGATTTGTATTTTATTCATTGGCCACTTTGTTCTCAGCCTGGAAAATTTTCATTTCCAATTGATGTGGCTGATCTATTGCCATTTGATGTGAAAGGTGTGTGGGAATCCATGGAACAAGCTTTGAAACTTGGACTCACTAAAGCTATTGGTGTTAGTAACTTCTCTGTCAAGAAACTTCAAAAGCTTCTATCTGTTGCCACTGTTCTTCCTGCTGTTAATCAA ACCACCATCAACATACACATCATAATAGGAACATCGGTTTCTAATCCAATCCGCGGCTTGTGGCCTAATGTCATCCACGGCTCTATGGCGATAAACTGTCCGGGGCCTGCTTTTAACATATGA
- the LOC131615644 gene encoding NAD(P)H-dependent 6'-deoxychalcone synthase: protein MSSVEIPTKVLTNTSGQIKMPVVGMGSAPDFTCKKDTKEAIIEAIKQGYRHFDTAAAYGSEQALGEALSEAIQLGLVTREELFVTSKLWVTENHPHLVIPALQKSLKTLQLDYLDLYLIHWPLSSQPGKFSFPIDVADLLPFDVKGVWESLEEALKLGLTKAIGVSNFSVKKLQKLLSVATVLPAVNQVEMNLAWQQKKLREFCNENGIVLTAFSPLRKGASRGANEVMENDLLKQIADAHGKSVAQISLRWLYEQGITFVPKSYDKERMSQNLSIFDWSLTKEDHEKIDQIKQNRLIPGPTKPSLNDLWDDEI from the exons ATGAGCAGTGTTGAAATTCCAACAAAGGTTCTTACCAACACATCTGGTCAGATTAAGATGCCTGTTGTTGGAATGGGATCAGCACCTGACTTCACATGCAAGAAAGACACAAAAGAAGCAATCATTGAAGCCATCAAACAAGGTTACAGACACTTTGATACTGCTGCTGCTTATGGCTCTGAACAAGCTCTTGGTGAGGCTTTGAGTGAAGCTATTCAACTTGGTCTTGTTACTAGAGAAGAGCTTTTTGTTACTTCCAAACTTTGGGTTACTGAAAATCATCCTCATCTTGTTATTCCTGCTCTACAAAAATCTCTCAA GACGCTTCAATTGGATTACTTGGATTTGTATTTGATTCATTGGCCACTTAGTTCTCAGCCTGGAAAGTTTTCATTTCCAATTGATGTGGCAGATTTATTGCCATTTGATGTGAAAGGTGTGTGGGAATCCTTGGAAGAAGCTTTGAAACTTGGACTCACTAAAGCTATTGGTGTTAGTAACTTCTCTGTCAAGAAACTTCAAAAGCTACTATCTGTTGCCACTGTTCTTCCTGCAGTTAATCAA GTGGAGATGAACCTTGCATGGCAACAAAAGAAGCTGAGAGAGTTTTGCAATGAAAATGGAATAGTGTTGACTGCATTTTCACCATTGAGGAAAGGTGCAAGCAGAGGAGCAAATGAGGTTATGGAGAATGATTTGCTTAAACAGATTGCAGATGCTCATGGAAAGTCTGTTGCACAAATTTCTCTGAGATGGCTATATGAACAAGGAATCACTTTTGTTCCAAAGAGCTATGATAAGGAGAGAATGAGCCAAAATTTGAGTATCTTTGATTGGTCATTGACAAAGGAGGATCATGAGAAAATTGATCAAATTAAGCAGAATCGTTTGATCCCTGGACCAACCAAGCCGAGCCTCAATGATCTCTGGGATGATGAAATATAG
- the LOC131615643 gene encoding nuclear pore complex protein NUP96 yields the protein MMECGVGGIFDSRVVHSYKKRRVSACCITPSNEVMKETESLLPILNSVGYYTEPSLKELAKQEVVCPGYCSGVPDFTVGRFGYGYIRYCDKTDVRGLCLDEIVKFYRHEVVVYEDENDKPVVGKGLNKAAEVVLVVDSGKLKSKECRNDVLVKKLKEITERQGAKFVSFDPVSCEWKFIVEHFSRFGFDEDDEEDAVMDDAETRNVEKELPVNVDEIELSHSLPSHLRLDPDKMREMRLLMFPDEEEMEDVSRKLSFGKEHVRPLKSSAQAVTNRSTPQAVRNTPFPLLEYNKQGNLDSNSPGSILMVQQHKGMPLRTVKSQGFKLDLKHETPVSGNYAHNIVDAGLFMGKSFRVGWGPNGVLLHSGAPVGSGGNQNLLSSVVTLEKVAFDNLVRDENKKVSEELVDHALVSPLNFHKGINHVAKEVDFGPYKLTLQKLEADRTDLSEISHQYCDIIERQLSVPGLPSLNRLCLTHQVMTWELMRVLFSEREQKGRVESLGADNEEDMMQDVKEVDKDVDQEALPLMRRAEFSYWLRESVSYHVQNQISSLDESNYLQHIFTLLTGRQLDEAVQLAVSKGDVRLACLLSQAGGSTLNRSDVAKQLDIWRNKGLDFNFIEKDRLRLYELLAGNIHDALYDIQIDWRRFLGLLMWYQLSPDTSLPAAFETYKQFLDGGAAPYPVPLFIDEGTSEEVVSWKSEKHFDISFYLMLLHANEETEFSFLRAMFSAFSSTPDPLDYHMIWHQREVLEAVGVINSNDLHILDMGFVSQLLCLGKCHWAIYVALHLPHREDYPYLHVNLIREILFQYCETWSSDESQYRFIEDLGVPKEWMHEALAIYYNYYGDLTRALEEFLQCANWQKAHTIFITSVAHKLFLQAKHTEIWRIATSMEDYKSEIENWELGAGIYISFYLMRNSLQGDTNAMTELDSLSSKNAACQEFVSQLNESLAVWGNRLPADARVAYSKMASEICDLLLAAVGDGATCDEQFSCFDTAFSAPIPEDLRSGHLQDAVYLFTRFLSEIAT from the exons ATGATGGAATGTGGTGTGGGAGGTATATTTGATTCTCGCGTTGTGCATAGTTACAAGAAAAGAAGGGTTTCCGCTTGTTGCATTACTCCGTCGAACGAGGTCATGAAGGAAACTGAGAGTTTATTGCCGATTCTGAACTCTGTTGGTTACTATACTGAACCGTCTTTGAAGGAATTAGCGAAACAGGAAGTTGTTTGCCCGGGTTATTGCAGCGGTGTTCCTGATTTTACTGTTGGGAGGTTTGGTTATGGATATATTAGGTATTGTGATAAAACGGATGTAAGAGGGTTGTGTTTAGATGAAATTGTGAAGTTTTATAGGCATGAGGTTGTAGTTTATGAGGATGAAAATGATAAGCCTGTAGTTGGTAAGGGTCTTAACAAAGCAGctgaagttgttttggtggtagATAGTGGGAAGTTGAAGTCTAAAGAGTGTCGGAACGATGTTCTGGTGAAAAAATTGAAAGAGATTACAGAGAGACAAGGTGCGAAGTTTGTTTCCTTTGATCCTGTGAGTTGTGAGTGGAAATTTATAGTTGAACATTTCAGTAGATTtgggtttgatgaagatgatgaagaggaTGCTGTTATGGATGACGCGGAGACACGTAATGTTGAGAAAGAATTGCCGGTAAATGTCGATGAGATTGAGCTTTCTCATTCACTTCCTTCTCATCTTAGACTTGACCCTGATAAAATGAGAGAGATGAGGTTATTGATGTTTCCTGACGAAGAAGAGATGGAGGACGTGAGTCGGAAATTATCTTTTGGTAAGGAGCATGTGAGGCCTTTAAAAAGTTCTGCTCAGGCAGTGACCAATAGATCTACTCCGCAAGCTGTTCGAAATACTCCATTTCCATTACTTGAGTATAATAAGCAAGGGAATCTTGATTCAAATTCTCCAGGATCCATTTTGATGGTTCAGCAACATAAGGGCATGCCTCTGAGGACAGTAAAATCACAGGGGTTCAAGCTGGACCTCAAGCATGAAACTCCGGTATCTGGAAACTATGCTCACAATATAGTTGATGCTGGTCTATTTATGGGTAAATCATTTCGAGTTGGGTGGGGACCAAATGGCGTTCTGTTACACTCTGGTGCACCTGTAGGTAGTGGTGGTAATCAAAATCTATTGTCTTCTGTTGTCACTTTGGAGAAAGTTGCTTTTGACAATTTAGTCAgggatgaaaataaaaaagtgaGTGAAGAACTTGTTGACCATGCCTTGGTTTCTCCACTAAATTTCCACAAAGGAATAAACCATGTGGCAAAAGAGGTTGACTTTGGTCCCTACAAGTTAACACTTCAAAAACTTGAAGCTGATCGTACGGACCTGTCAGAGATTTCTCATCAATACTGTGATATTATTGAGAGGCAATTGAGTGTTCCTGGCTTACCTTCCTTGAATCGATTATGTTTGACACACCAAGTAATGACCTGGGAGTTAATGCGTGTTCTTTTTTCTGAGAGAGAACAGAAGGGCCGAGTAGAATCTTTGGGCGCTGACAATGAGGAAGATATGATGCAGGATGTAAAGGAAGTTGATAAAGATGTTGACCAAGAAGCACTCCCTCTTATGAGAAGAGCAGAGTTCAGTTATTGGTTACGAGAGAGTGTCTCCTATCATGTCCAAAACCAAATAAGCTCTCTTGATGAGTCTAACTATTTGCAGCATATTTTTACACTTCTGACTGGGCGGCAATTGGATGAAGCAGTGCAGTTGGCTGTGTCCAAAGGAGATGTGAGGTTGGCCTGTTTGTTAAGTCAGGCTGGTGGTTCTACTCTGAACCGCTCTGATGTTGCAAAGCAACTTGATATTTGGAGGAATAAAGGGCTTGATTTTAATTTCATTGAAAAAGATAGATTGAGACTTTATGAACTGCTCGCAGGAAATATTCATGATGCATTGTACGATATTCAAATTGACTGGAGGAGATTCTTAGGATTATTAATGTGGTACCAATTATCTCCTGACACTTCATTACCAGCTGCTTTTGAGACTTATAAACAATTTCTTGATGGGGGAGCGGCTCCATATCCTGTTCCACTGTTTATTGATGAAGGAACATCAGAGGAGGTTGTCAGTTGGAAATCAGAGAAACACTTTGACATTTCATTTTATCTCATGCTTCTTCATGCTAATGAAGAGACAGAATTCAGCTTTCTGAGGGCCATGTTCAGTGCCTTTTCGTCAACCCCTGATCCGCTTGATTATCATATGATCTGGCACCAACGTGAAGTTTTGGAAGCAGTGGGTGTCATCAATTCTAATGATCTTCATATTCTAGACATGGGATTTGTGTCTCAGCTATTGTGCTTAGGGAAATGCCACTGGGCAATATATGTGGCCCTTCACCTGCCCCACCGGGAAGATTATCCATATCTTCATGTAAATCTCATTCGGGAAATATTGTTCCAGTACTGTGAAACTTGGAGTTCAGATGAATCTCAGTACCGTTTCATTGAGGATTTAGGCGTTCCCAAGGAATGGATGCATGAGGCTTTG gcaatatattataattattatggaGATCTCACAAGAGCCCTTGAGGAATTTCTACAGTGTGCTAATTGGCAGAAAGCTCATACCATTTTTATTACCTCTGTTGCTCATAAGTTGTTCTTGCAAG CTAAACACACTGAGATCTGGAGGATAGCAACTTCCATGGAGGACTATAAATCTGAAATTGAAAACTGGGAGTTGGGAGCTGggatttatatttcattttatcTAATGAGAAACTCACTTCAGGGAGATACAAATGCCATGACTGAATTG GATTCTCTTTCAAGTAAAAATGCTGCATGTCAGGAATTTGTCAGTCAGTTAAATGAATCTTTGGCTGTTTGGGGTAACAGATTACCTGCTGATGCAAG AGTGGCGTATTCAAAAATGGCTAGCGAAATATGTGATTTGCTGTTAGCTGCTGTTGGTGACGGTGCCACTTGTGACGAGCAGTTTAGTTGCTTTGACACCGCTTTCAGTGCTCCCATCCCCGAAGACCTACGTTCCGGTCACTTGCAGGATGCAGTGTATCTGTTTACCCGCTTTTTGTCGGAGATTGCAACTTAA